The proteins below are encoded in one region of Engystomops pustulosus chromosome 8, aEngPut4.maternal, whole genome shotgun sequence:
- the ATXN2L gene encoding ataxin-2-like protein isoform X2 has translation MLKQQPQAARKPASTAAAMAVSTPGSGSPGSPNGSLPPAGSRSQERTAGRGRSIVKGLQPPVFEGVYNNSRMLHFLTAVVGSTCDVKVKNGTTYQGIFKTLSSKFELAVDAVHKKTSDQVPGPKREDIVDTMIFKHSDVALVHFHNVDFSYATKDKFTDSAIAMSSKVNGEHKDKVLMRWDGGEGNSDDYDLESDMSNGWDPNEMFKFNEDNYGVKTTYDSSLSSYTVPLEKDNSEEFRQREARAAQLAREIESSPQYRARIAIENDECRTEEEKHSAVLRPSSDRDSPSLGSRDGKYNPLPQRVRDGSRGALRTNSSRGGRSGMGMGSRSTPQHYPETSSSPVPEQRGINGGPSRMSPKSQRPIRSTKPMSSPSSRPIEVSTSPSAASRVYTPLSPKSASSASSMDSSSQSSTPDPRPAAETGISAKPASPKNVAPSSLAEGKDPSAPVKEPSRTMEQSSACEAAKPPSKVLQTEQKRNQLDELRKFGAEFRLQASSCQEASVESFPRQREQLDNKLPSADPVHSEVPESRDLGQKGPEPAEEAKEERMCESNERQEEAASPASKTEPEEKEEQLVCDQVKKSTLNPNAKEFNPAKSLLAVNKATSTPTSPGPRNHSSTTTIPMLTAGQSGVYSPYISYLPPLHMNPAVQAPQMYPYPVSNSVPGQQGKYRTKGPPQRSDQPNSATPIMQAAAAAGPPLVAATPYPSYISYSPQQFPGQPAMMQPMAHYPSQPVFAQMLQGNPRMIASGNHPQALVSSSNPQYQPTEQPTPQTLYATVHQSYSHHAPQLHPQPASTPTQSQQQSQHANPSPVQHQAGQPPHLGSGQPQQNLYHTAALTATPPSLTPGPTAQSPQSSYQQQAVYAIHAHHQQLQHSYTNMSHVAQAHVQTGITGAPPHPGAPHPPHSGAPHPTPVMLLHPSQAHGGPPQAAVSQTGVSTPSPYTYITHPQVQSHPSQQLPFHPPGN, from the exons ATGCTGAAGCAGCAGCCGCAGGCCGCCCGCAAACCTGCCAGCACAGCAGCGGCCATGGCCGTGTCCACGCCAGGAAGCGGCTCTCCCGGGAGCCCCAACGGCAGTCTTCCCCCGGCCGggagccggagccaggagaggacgGCGGGCAG GGGTCGGAGCATCGTGAAGGGTCTCCAGCCTCCG GTCTTTGAAGGCGTCTATAATAATTCTAGGATGCTGCATTTTTTAACTGCTGTAGTG GGCTCAACGTGTGATGTGAAGGTAAAAAATGGGACAACGTACCAAGGCATCTTCAAGACACTGAGCTCTAAG TTTGAGCTCGCCGTCGATGCCGTGCACAAGAAGACGAGCGACCAGGTCCCAGGGCCGAAGCGCGAGGACATTGTGGACACCATGATCTTCAAGCACTCAGACGTCGCCCTCGTCCACTTCCACAATGTGGATTTCAGCTATGCTACGAAAG ATAAGTTTACGGACTCGGCCATCGCCATGAGTTCCAAGGTGAATGGGGAGCACAAGGACAAGGTGCTGATGCGCTGGGACGGAGGAGAAGGCAACAGCGATGACTACGACCTGGAGTCTGATATG TCGAACGGCTGGGACCCCAACGAGATGTTCAAGTTTAACGAGGACAATTACGGAGTGAAGACGACGTATGACAGCAGCCTGTCCTCATACAC GGTCCCTCTAGAGAAGGATAATTCGGAGGAATTCCGGCAGCGGGAAGCGCGTGCGGCCCAGCTGGCCCGGGAGATCGAGTCCAGCCCACAGTACAGAGCGAGGATAGCCATAGAGAATGATGAGTGCCGGACGGAGGAGGAGAAGCACAGTGCCGTCCTGAGGCCCAGCTCTGACCGCGACAGCCCCAGCCTCGGCTCCAG GGATGGTAAATACAACCCCCTGCCACAGCGGGTCCGGGATGGGTCACGAGGCGCCCTCCGAACAAACTCTTCCAGAGGAGGTAGATCCGGGATGGGGATGGGTTCACGGTCGACTCCTCAGCATTATCCTGAGACCAGCTCCAGCCCAGTCCCCGAGCAGCGGGGCATCAATGGAG GACCCTCAAGGATGTCCCCCAAATCCCAACGCCCGATCCGCTCTACGAAGCCCATGTCCTCTCCGTCCAGTCGTCCTATCGAAGTGTCTACTTCCCCTtcgg CTGCCTCCCGTGTGTACACACCCCTGTCCCCAAAATCTGCCTCCTCtgccagctccatggattcctctTCCCAGTCTTCAACCCCAGATCCCCGACCTGCAGCGGAGACTGGTATCTCTGCTAAACCTGCGTCTCCGAAGAACGTCGCCCCCAGCTCGCTCGCGGAAG GGAAAGATCCTTCAGCGCCTGTTAAGGAGCCGAGCCGGACGATGGAGCAGAGCTCCGCGTGTGAGGCCGCCAAGCCGCCATCTAAAG TGCTGCAGACCGAGCAGAAGAGGAACCAGCTGGACGAACTGCGCAAATTTGGAGCTGAGTTCCGG CTCCAGGCGAGTTCTTGTCAAGAGGCCTCCGTAGAATCTTTCCCGAGACAGAGAGAACAATTGGATAATAAATTGCCTTCAGCGGACCCCGTTCACTCAGAAGTCCCCGAGTCACGTGACCTGGGGCAGAAAGGTCCGGAGCCAGCCGAAGAGGCCAAGGAGGAGCGAATGTGTGAGAGTAATGAGCGCCAAGAGGAAGCTGCCAGTCCTGCCAGCAAAACTGAGCCCGAAGAGAAGGAGGAGCAACTGGTGTGCGA CCAAGTGAAGAAATCTACGCTGAATCCTAATGCTAAGGAGTTTAACCCTGCAAAGTCCCTCCTGGCTGTG AATAAAGCGACGAGCACGCCAACATCTCCAGGTCCGAGAAACCattcctccaccaccaccatcccCATGCTGACAGCCGGCCAGAGTGGAGTCTACAGCCCGTACATCTCCTACCTCCCTCCGCTCCACATGAACCCGGCCGTACAG GCTCCTCAGATGTATCCGTACCCAGTGTCTAACTCTGTGCCGGGGCAGCAGGGAAAATACAGAACAAAAG gtccccccCAGCGCTCTGATCAGCCCAATTCAGCCACCCCCATCATGCAGGCGGCAGCAGCGGCCGGTCCCCCCCTCGTGGCTGCCACACCTTAtccctcatacatctcctatagCCCCCAGCAGTTCCCAGGACAGCCAGCGATGATGCAGCCCATGGCTCACTATCCCTCACAG CCTGTGTTCGCCCAGATGCTGCAGGGTAACCCCCGCATGATCGCGTCCGGTAACCATCCCCAGGCTTTAGTTTCTTCTTCCAATCCCCAGTACCAACCCACAGAGCAGCCTACGCCCCAGACTCTATATG CAACAGTCCACCAATCGTACTCCCATCATGCACCTCAGCTGCACCCCcagcctgccagcacccccaCACAGAGCCAGCAGCAGTCTCAGCACGCCAACCCTAGCCCTGTGCAG CACCAGGCCGGACAACCTCCGCACCTAGGAAGCGGTCAGCCCCAGCAGAACCTGTACCACACGGCAGCCTTGACTGCAACACCCCCGTCCCTGACCCCTGGACCCACGgcacagtccccacagagcagctACCAGCAGCAGGCGGTGTATGCCATTCATGCCCACCACCAGCAGCTGCAGCACAGCTACACAAACATGTCTCACGTGGCCCAG GCACATGTACAGACTGGAATAACTGGCGCACCCCCCCACCCCGGAGCCCCCCACCCACCACATTCTGGTGCCCCTCACCCCACACCCGTCATGCTCCTACACCCCTCACAGGCTCATGGTGGCCCCCCACAAGCGGCAGTTTCACAGACCGGTGTCTCCACACCTTCTCCATACACCTATATAACACACCCTCAAG TTCAATCTCATCCGTCCCAGCAGCTCCCATTTCATCCTCCCGGTAACTGA
- the ATXN2L gene encoding ataxin-2-like protein isoform X1 encodes MTRGHGVTCRCMTCSGGSGDITSVCWGGCRDPGSGAMEDIVTDPQLLRGRSIVKGLQPPVFEGVYNNSRMLHFLTAVVGSTCDVKVKNGTTYQGIFKTLSSKFELAVDAVHKKTSDQVPGPKREDIVDTMIFKHSDVALVHFHNVDFSYATKDKFTDSAIAMSSKVNGEHKDKVLMRWDGGEGNSDDYDLESDMSNGWDPNEMFKFNEDNYGVKTTYDSSLSSYTVPLEKDNSEEFRQREARAAQLAREIESSPQYRARIAIENDECRTEEEKHSAVLRPSSDRDSPSLGSRDGKYNPLPQRVRDGSRGALRTNSSRGGRSGMGMGSRSTPQHYPETSSSPVPEQRGINGGPSRMSPKSQRPIRSTKPMSSPSSRPIEVSTSPSAASRVYTPLSPKSASSASSMDSSSQSSTPDPRPAAETGISAKPASPKNVAPSSLAEGKDPSAPVKEPSRTMEQSSACEAAKPPSKVLQTEQKRNQLDELRKFGAEFRLQASSCQEASVESFPRQREQLDNKLPSADPVHSEVPESRDLGQKGPEPAEEAKEERMCESNERQEEAASPASKTEPEEKEEQLVCDQVKKSTLNPNAKEFNPAKSLLAVNKATSTPTSPGPRNHSSTTTIPMLTAGQSGVYSPYISYLPPLHMNPAVQAPQMYPYPVSNSVPGQQGKYRTKGPPQRSDQPNSATPIMQAAAAAGPPLVAATPYPSYISYSPQQFPGQPAMMQPMAHYPSQPVFAQMLQGNPRMIASGNHPQALVSSSNPQYQPTEQPTPQTLYATVHQSYSHHAPQLHPQPASTPTQSQQQSQHANPSPVQHQAGQPPHLGSGQPQQNLYHTAALTATPPSLTPGPTAQSPQSSYQQQAVYAIHAHHQQLQHSYTNMSHVAQAHVQTGITGAPPHPGAPHPPHSGAPHPTPVMLLHPSQAHGGPPQAAVSQTGVSTPSPYTYITHPQVQSHPSQQLPFHPPGN; translated from the exons ATGACCCGGGGTCATGGGGTCACCTGCCGCTGCATGACTTGTTCTGGGGGGTCGGGTGACATCACATCTGtgtgctggggcggctgcagaGACCCTGGATCCGGTGCCATGGAGGACATTGTAACGGACCCTCAGCTCTTGAG GGGTCGGAGCATCGTGAAGGGTCTCCAGCCTCCG GTCTTTGAAGGCGTCTATAATAATTCTAGGATGCTGCATTTTTTAACTGCTGTAGTG GGCTCAACGTGTGATGTGAAGGTAAAAAATGGGACAACGTACCAAGGCATCTTCAAGACACTGAGCTCTAAG TTTGAGCTCGCCGTCGATGCCGTGCACAAGAAGACGAGCGACCAGGTCCCAGGGCCGAAGCGCGAGGACATTGTGGACACCATGATCTTCAAGCACTCAGACGTCGCCCTCGTCCACTTCCACAATGTGGATTTCAGCTATGCTACGAAAG ATAAGTTTACGGACTCGGCCATCGCCATGAGTTCCAAGGTGAATGGGGAGCACAAGGACAAGGTGCTGATGCGCTGGGACGGAGGAGAAGGCAACAGCGATGACTACGACCTGGAGTCTGATATG TCGAACGGCTGGGACCCCAACGAGATGTTCAAGTTTAACGAGGACAATTACGGAGTGAAGACGACGTATGACAGCAGCCTGTCCTCATACAC GGTCCCTCTAGAGAAGGATAATTCGGAGGAATTCCGGCAGCGGGAAGCGCGTGCGGCCCAGCTGGCCCGGGAGATCGAGTCCAGCCCACAGTACAGAGCGAGGATAGCCATAGAGAATGATGAGTGCCGGACGGAGGAGGAGAAGCACAGTGCCGTCCTGAGGCCCAGCTCTGACCGCGACAGCCCCAGCCTCGGCTCCAG GGATGGTAAATACAACCCCCTGCCACAGCGGGTCCGGGATGGGTCACGAGGCGCCCTCCGAACAAACTCTTCCAGAGGAGGTAGATCCGGGATGGGGATGGGTTCACGGTCGACTCCTCAGCATTATCCTGAGACCAGCTCCAGCCCAGTCCCCGAGCAGCGGGGCATCAATGGAG GACCCTCAAGGATGTCCCCCAAATCCCAACGCCCGATCCGCTCTACGAAGCCCATGTCCTCTCCGTCCAGTCGTCCTATCGAAGTGTCTACTTCCCCTtcgg CTGCCTCCCGTGTGTACACACCCCTGTCCCCAAAATCTGCCTCCTCtgccagctccatggattcctctTCCCAGTCTTCAACCCCAGATCCCCGACCTGCAGCGGAGACTGGTATCTCTGCTAAACCTGCGTCTCCGAAGAACGTCGCCCCCAGCTCGCTCGCGGAAG GGAAAGATCCTTCAGCGCCTGTTAAGGAGCCGAGCCGGACGATGGAGCAGAGCTCCGCGTGTGAGGCCGCCAAGCCGCCATCTAAAG TGCTGCAGACCGAGCAGAAGAGGAACCAGCTGGACGAACTGCGCAAATTTGGAGCTGAGTTCCGG CTCCAGGCGAGTTCTTGTCAAGAGGCCTCCGTAGAATCTTTCCCGAGACAGAGAGAACAATTGGATAATAAATTGCCTTCAGCGGACCCCGTTCACTCAGAAGTCCCCGAGTCACGTGACCTGGGGCAGAAAGGTCCGGAGCCAGCCGAAGAGGCCAAGGAGGAGCGAATGTGTGAGAGTAATGAGCGCCAAGAGGAAGCTGCCAGTCCTGCCAGCAAAACTGAGCCCGAAGAGAAGGAGGAGCAACTGGTGTGCGA CCAAGTGAAGAAATCTACGCTGAATCCTAATGCTAAGGAGTTTAACCCTGCAAAGTCCCTCCTGGCTGTG AATAAAGCGACGAGCACGCCAACATCTCCAGGTCCGAGAAACCattcctccaccaccaccatcccCATGCTGACAGCCGGCCAGAGTGGAGTCTACAGCCCGTACATCTCCTACCTCCCTCCGCTCCACATGAACCCGGCCGTACAG GCTCCTCAGATGTATCCGTACCCAGTGTCTAACTCTGTGCCGGGGCAGCAGGGAAAATACAGAACAAAAG gtccccccCAGCGCTCTGATCAGCCCAATTCAGCCACCCCCATCATGCAGGCGGCAGCAGCGGCCGGTCCCCCCCTCGTGGCTGCCACACCTTAtccctcatacatctcctatagCCCCCAGCAGTTCCCAGGACAGCCAGCGATGATGCAGCCCATGGCTCACTATCCCTCACAG CCTGTGTTCGCCCAGATGCTGCAGGGTAACCCCCGCATGATCGCGTCCGGTAACCATCCCCAGGCTTTAGTTTCTTCTTCCAATCCCCAGTACCAACCCACAGAGCAGCCTACGCCCCAGACTCTATATG CAACAGTCCACCAATCGTACTCCCATCATGCACCTCAGCTGCACCCCcagcctgccagcacccccaCACAGAGCCAGCAGCAGTCTCAGCACGCCAACCCTAGCCCTGTGCAG CACCAGGCCGGACAACCTCCGCACCTAGGAAGCGGTCAGCCCCAGCAGAACCTGTACCACACGGCAGCCTTGACTGCAACACCCCCGTCCCTGACCCCTGGACCCACGgcacagtccccacagagcagctACCAGCAGCAGGCGGTGTATGCCATTCATGCCCACCACCAGCAGCTGCAGCACAGCTACACAAACATGTCTCACGTGGCCCAG GCACATGTACAGACTGGAATAACTGGCGCACCCCCCCACCCCGGAGCCCCCCACCCACCACATTCTGGTGCCCCTCACCCCACACCCGTCATGCTCCTACACCCCTCACAGGCTCATGGTGGCCCCCCACAAGCGGCAGTTTCACAGACCGGTGTCTCCACACCTTCTCCATACACCTATATAACACACCCTCAAG TTCAATCTCATCCGTCCCAGCAGCTCCCATTTCATCCTCCCGGTAACTGA
- the ATXN2L gene encoding ataxin-2-like protein isoform X3 — MTRGHGVTCRCMTCSGGSGDITSVCWGGCRDPGSGAMEDIVTDPQLLRGRSIVKGLQPPVFEGVYNNSRMLHFLTAVVGSTCDVKVKNGTTYQGIFKTLSSKFELAVDAVHKKTSDQVPGPKREDIVDTMIFKHSDVALVHFHNVDFSYATKDKFTDSAIAMSSKVNGEHKDKVLMRWDGGEGNSDDYDLESDMSNGWDPNEMFKFNEDNYGVKTTYDSSLSSYTVPLEKDNSEEFRQREARAAQLAREIESSPQYRARIAIENDECRTEEEKHSAVLRPSSDRDSPSLGSRDGKYNPLPQRVRDGSRGALRTNSSRGGRSGMGMGSRSTPQHYPETSSSPVPEQRGINGGPSRMSPKSQRPIRSTKPMSSPSSRPIEVSTSPSAASRVYTPLSPKSASSASSMDSSSQSSTPDPRPAAETGISAKPASPKNVAPSSLAEGKDPSAPVKEPSRTMEQSSACEAAKPPSKVLQTEQKRNQLDELRKFGAEFRLQASSCQEASVESFPRQREQLDNKLPSADPVHSEVPESRDLGQKGPEPAEEAKEERMCESNERQEEAASPASKTEPEEKEEQLVCDQVKKSTLNPNAKEFNPAKSLLAVNKATSTPTSPGPRNHSSTTTIPMLTAGQSGVYSPYISYLPPLHMNPAVQAPQMYPYPVSNSVPGQQGKYRTKGPPQRSDQPNSATPIMQAAAAAGPPLVAATPYPSYISYSPQQFPGQPAMMQPMAHYPSQPVFAQMLQGNPRMIASGNHPQALVSSSNPQYQPTEQPTPQTLYATVHQSYSHHAPQLHPQPASTPTQSQQQSQHANPSPVQHQAGQPPHLGSGQPQQNLYHTAALTATPPSLTPGPTAQSPQSSYQQQAVYAIHAHHQQLQHSYTNMSHVAQFNLIRPSSSHFILPVTELHPEL; from the exons ATGACCCGGGGTCATGGGGTCACCTGCCGCTGCATGACTTGTTCTGGGGGGTCGGGTGACATCACATCTGtgtgctggggcggctgcagaGACCCTGGATCCGGTGCCATGGAGGACATTGTAACGGACCCTCAGCTCTTGAG GGGTCGGAGCATCGTGAAGGGTCTCCAGCCTCCG GTCTTTGAAGGCGTCTATAATAATTCTAGGATGCTGCATTTTTTAACTGCTGTAGTG GGCTCAACGTGTGATGTGAAGGTAAAAAATGGGACAACGTACCAAGGCATCTTCAAGACACTGAGCTCTAAG TTTGAGCTCGCCGTCGATGCCGTGCACAAGAAGACGAGCGACCAGGTCCCAGGGCCGAAGCGCGAGGACATTGTGGACACCATGATCTTCAAGCACTCAGACGTCGCCCTCGTCCACTTCCACAATGTGGATTTCAGCTATGCTACGAAAG ATAAGTTTACGGACTCGGCCATCGCCATGAGTTCCAAGGTGAATGGGGAGCACAAGGACAAGGTGCTGATGCGCTGGGACGGAGGAGAAGGCAACAGCGATGACTACGACCTGGAGTCTGATATG TCGAACGGCTGGGACCCCAACGAGATGTTCAAGTTTAACGAGGACAATTACGGAGTGAAGACGACGTATGACAGCAGCCTGTCCTCATACAC GGTCCCTCTAGAGAAGGATAATTCGGAGGAATTCCGGCAGCGGGAAGCGCGTGCGGCCCAGCTGGCCCGGGAGATCGAGTCCAGCCCACAGTACAGAGCGAGGATAGCCATAGAGAATGATGAGTGCCGGACGGAGGAGGAGAAGCACAGTGCCGTCCTGAGGCCCAGCTCTGACCGCGACAGCCCCAGCCTCGGCTCCAG GGATGGTAAATACAACCCCCTGCCACAGCGGGTCCGGGATGGGTCACGAGGCGCCCTCCGAACAAACTCTTCCAGAGGAGGTAGATCCGGGATGGGGATGGGTTCACGGTCGACTCCTCAGCATTATCCTGAGACCAGCTCCAGCCCAGTCCCCGAGCAGCGGGGCATCAATGGAG GACCCTCAAGGATGTCCCCCAAATCCCAACGCCCGATCCGCTCTACGAAGCCCATGTCCTCTCCGTCCAGTCGTCCTATCGAAGTGTCTACTTCCCCTtcgg CTGCCTCCCGTGTGTACACACCCCTGTCCCCAAAATCTGCCTCCTCtgccagctccatggattcctctTCCCAGTCTTCAACCCCAGATCCCCGACCTGCAGCGGAGACTGGTATCTCTGCTAAACCTGCGTCTCCGAAGAACGTCGCCCCCAGCTCGCTCGCGGAAG GGAAAGATCCTTCAGCGCCTGTTAAGGAGCCGAGCCGGACGATGGAGCAGAGCTCCGCGTGTGAGGCCGCCAAGCCGCCATCTAAAG TGCTGCAGACCGAGCAGAAGAGGAACCAGCTGGACGAACTGCGCAAATTTGGAGCTGAGTTCCGG CTCCAGGCGAGTTCTTGTCAAGAGGCCTCCGTAGAATCTTTCCCGAGACAGAGAGAACAATTGGATAATAAATTGCCTTCAGCGGACCCCGTTCACTCAGAAGTCCCCGAGTCACGTGACCTGGGGCAGAAAGGTCCGGAGCCAGCCGAAGAGGCCAAGGAGGAGCGAATGTGTGAGAGTAATGAGCGCCAAGAGGAAGCTGCCAGTCCTGCCAGCAAAACTGAGCCCGAAGAGAAGGAGGAGCAACTGGTGTGCGA CCAAGTGAAGAAATCTACGCTGAATCCTAATGCTAAGGAGTTTAACCCTGCAAAGTCCCTCCTGGCTGTG AATAAAGCGACGAGCACGCCAACATCTCCAGGTCCGAGAAACCattcctccaccaccaccatcccCATGCTGACAGCCGGCCAGAGTGGAGTCTACAGCCCGTACATCTCCTACCTCCCTCCGCTCCACATGAACCCGGCCGTACAG GCTCCTCAGATGTATCCGTACCCAGTGTCTAACTCTGTGCCGGGGCAGCAGGGAAAATACAGAACAAAAG gtccccccCAGCGCTCTGATCAGCCCAATTCAGCCACCCCCATCATGCAGGCGGCAGCAGCGGCCGGTCCCCCCCTCGTGGCTGCCACACCTTAtccctcatacatctcctatagCCCCCAGCAGTTCCCAGGACAGCCAGCGATGATGCAGCCCATGGCTCACTATCCCTCACAG CCTGTGTTCGCCCAGATGCTGCAGGGTAACCCCCGCATGATCGCGTCCGGTAACCATCCCCAGGCTTTAGTTTCTTCTTCCAATCCCCAGTACCAACCCACAGAGCAGCCTACGCCCCAGACTCTATATG CAACAGTCCACCAATCGTACTCCCATCATGCACCTCAGCTGCACCCCcagcctgccagcacccccaCACAGAGCCAGCAGCAGTCTCAGCACGCCAACCCTAGCCCTGTGCAG CACCAGGCCGGACAACCTCCGCACCTAGGAAGCGGTCAGCCCCAGCAGAACCTGTACCACACGGCAGCCTTGACTGCAACACCCCCGTCCCTGACCCCTGGACCCACGgcacagtccccacagagcagctACCAGCAGCAGGCGGTGTATGCCATTCATGCCCACCACCAGCAGCTGCAGCACAGCTACACAAACATGTCTCACGTGGCCCAG TTCAATCTCATCCGTCCCAGCAGCTCCCATTTCATCCTCCCGGTAACTGAGCTTCATCCTGAGCTGTGA
- the TUFM gene encoding elongation factor Tu, mitochondrial, producing MMAARVVLSACRAAVLGRLPPHSLRAVTWPSPATRFCPLLYRNYAAEAKKTFSREKPHINIGTIGHVDHGKTTLTAAITKILAEAGGAQFKKYEEIDNAPEEKARGITINASHVEYTTPNRHYAHTDCPGHADYVKNMITGTSQMDGCILVVAATDGQMPQTREHLLLAKQIGVKHIVVYINKADAVDDKEMLDLVELEIRELLTEFGYDGENTPVVIGSALCALENRNQDIGLNSIMKLLDAIDTYIPIPERDLDKPFLLPVESVYSIPGRGTVATGTLERGTIRKGDECEFVGRSKQLKSVVTGIEMFHKSLDRAEAGDNLGALVRGLKREDVRRGMVMCKPGSIRPHQKVQAQVYILSKEEGGRHKPFVSNYLPVMFSLTWDMSCRITLPAGKEMVMPGEDSALIMTLRQPMVLEKGQRFTLRDGNKTIGTGIVTDILEMTKQDEEGWTS from the exons ATGATGGCTGCGCGTGTGGTGCTGTCTGCCTGCAGGGCTGCCG TTCTCGGCCGTCTCCCCCCGCACAGTCTGCGCGCTGTG ACATGGCCCAGCCCTGCCACCCGCTTCTGCCCCCTGCTGTACAGGAACTACGCTGCAGAGGCAAAGAAGACCTTCTCCAGGGAGAAGCCTCACATCAACATCGGAACCATAGGACACGTGGACCACGGCAAGACCACGCTGACAGCCGCCATCACCAAGA TTCTGGCGGAGGCCGGAGGGGCGCAGTTTAAGAAATATGAAGAAATTGACAACGCCCCAGAGGAGAAGGCGCGAGGCATCACCATAAACGCGTCACATGTGGAGTACACGACCCCCAACCGACACTATGCGCACACAGACTGCCCGGGGCACGCCGACTACGTGAAG AACATGATCACCGGGACCTCACAGATGGACGGCTGTATCCTCGTGGTAGCGGCCACGGACGGACAGATGCCACAAACACGGGAGCACCTGCTGCTGGCCAAACAG ATCGGGGTGAAACACATCGTTGTCTACATTAATAAGGCCGACGCTGTGGATGACAAGGAGATGCTGGACCTGGTGGAGCTGGAGATCCGGGAGCTGCTGACAGAATTTGGATATGACGGCGAGAACACCCCTGTAGTGATAGGGTCGGCCTTGTGCGCCCTCGAG AACCGCAATCAGGACATCGGACTGAACTCCATCATGAAGCTTCTGGACGCCATCGACACCTACATTCCCATCCCGGAGAGGGACCTGGACAAGCCCTTCCTGCTGCCGGTGGAGTCGGTCTATTCTATCCCAG GCCGCGGCACGGTGGCAACTGGGACCCTGGAGCGCGGAACAATCAGGAAGGGGGATGAGTGCGAGTTTGTGGGGCGCAGTAAGCAGCTGAAGTCGGTGGTGACAG GTATTGAGATGTTCCACAAGAGCCTGGACCGGGCGGAGGCGGGCGATAACCTGGGCGCTCTGGTCCGGGGGCTGAAGAGGGAGGACGTCCGGCGGGGGATGGTGATGTGTAAGCCGGGCTCCATCAGACCTCACCAGAAGGTCCAAGCTCAG GTCTACATCCTCAGCAAGGAGGAAGGAGGGCGCCACAAGCCGTTTGTTAGCAACTACCTACCTGTGATGTTCTCCCTGACGTGGGACATGTCCTGCCGCATCACGCTGCCCGCGGGGAAG GAGATGGTGATGCCCGGGGAAGACTCCGCCCTGATCATGACCCTGCGgcagcccatggtcctggagaagGGGCAGCGCTTCACCCTGCGAGACGGCAACAAAACCATCGGCACCGGCATCGTCACCGACATCTTGGAGATGACGAAACAGGACGAGGAGGGCTGGACGTCCTGA